One window of the Deltaproteobacteria bacterium genome contains the following:
- a CDS encoding cysteine--tRNA ligase encodes MALKIFNTLSGEKEEFVPLTPGQVRMYVCGMTVYDSSHIGHARSLLTFDIIYRYLKFIGYDVTFVRNFTDVDDKIINKANAEKVSCETITERYIDEFHRDGEALGLLRPTREPRATEHLSEIIALIENLERKGIAYRVDGDVFYEVSRFADYGKLSRKKLDELESGARVEVDLRKKSPLDFALWKSSKPGEPTWNSPWGPGRPGWHIECSAMSTKYLGQPFDIHGGGRDLIFPHHENEIAQSEGARGQALARYWIHNGFLDINQEKMSKSLGNFFTIGEILHDFDGVALRHYFLSSHYRNPMDFSRDGLEEASKAADRIWETIDRAGRAVKGVTQAAPDGGLIDAFRQEMDDDCNAPRALALIFDEVRALNRLLDEKKTKGIEARVSALRAMCDTLGLLHEGYFERKKERWLRTSDVKLTDIEATIGARDRARKEKNWQEADRIRAELQQKGVSIEDTPGGTQWKVK; translated from the coding sequence ATGGCCCTGAAAATTTTCAACACTTTAAGCGGTGAAAAGGAAGAGTTTGTCCCGCTAACGCCGGGGCAGGTGCGGATGTACGTCTGCGGTATGACGGTCTATGACTCGTCGCATATCGGTCACGCCCGCTCGCTGCTGACCTTTGACATCATTTATCGCTACCTGAAGTTCATCGGTTACGACGTCACCTTCGTGCGCAACTTCACCGACGTCGATGACAAGATCATCAACAAAGCCAACGCCGAAAAGGTTAGCTGCGAGACGATCACCGAGCGCTATATTGACGAGTTCCACCGCGATGGCGAGGCCTTAGGATTGCTGCGCCCAACCCGCGAGCCGCGGGCGACGGAGCACCTCAGCGAAATTATCGCGCTGATCGAAAACCTTGAGCGGAAGGGGATCGCCTATCGAGTTGACGGGGATGTCTTCTACGAGGTCAGTCGCTTTGCGGATTACGGCAAGCTGTCGCGCAAAAAGCTTGATGAGTTGGAATCCGGCGCGCGCGTCGAAGTCGACCTGCGCAAGAAATCGCCCCTCGACTTCGCCCTATGGAAATCCAGCAAGCCCGGCGAGCCAACTTGGAATAGCCCCTGGGGACCTGGCCGACCGGGTTGGCACATTGAATGCTCTGCAATGAGTACCAAATACCTCGGGCAGCCATTCGATATTCACGGCGGCGGGCGGGATTTGATCTTTCCACACCATGAAAACGAGATTGCCCAGTCGGAAGGAGCCAGAGGGCAGGCGCTGGCGCGCTACTGGATACATAATGGATTTCTCGATATCAACCAGGAAAAGATGTCCAAATCTTTGGGGAATTTCTTCACCATTGGTGAGATATTGCATGACTTCGACGGGGTTGCGCTGCGTCATTATTTTCTGTCGAGCCATTACCGCAACCCAATGGATTTTTCGCGCGACGGTTTGGAAGAGGCGAGCAAGGCCGCAGATCGCATCTGGGAAACCATCGATCGCGCCGGGCGAGCTGTCAAAGGTGTGACGCAGGCAGCGCCGGATGGCGGTTTAATCGACGCCTTCCGTCAAGAAATGGACGATGACTGTAACGCACCGCGGGCGCTCGCGCTGATCTTCGACGAGGTGCGGGCGTTGAACCGGCTGCTCGATGAAAAGAAGACCAAAGGCATCGAAGCGAGAGTGAGCGCGCTGCGCGCCATGTGTGACACCTTGGGATTGCTTCACGAGGGCTACTTCGAGCGCAAAAAAGAGCGCTGGCTGCGCACCAGCGACGTGAAATTAACCGATATCGAAGCGACGATTGGCGCGCGCGATCGCGCGCGCAAAGAAAAAAATTGGCAGGAAGCTGATCGTATCCGCGCCGAGCTGCAACAGAAGGGAGTTAGCATCGAGGATACGCCGGGAGGAACCCAATGGAAGGTCAAGTAA
- a CDS encoding UbiD family decarboxylase, which yields MNFAKPYEDLREFVAELDKHEKLYRIHKEINKDNELQPLVRWQYRGGIAEEKRRGFLFDNVTDGKKRKYNCRVLVGGLSGSEAIYAMGLKCAPEEVPDRWIYALEHLVPPVMVDSGPAQEEVHLGTDVLAHGGLQEFAIPMSTPGFDNGPYITAGHWITKDPETGQRNVGNYRGLIKGKDRCGLMTGTPQDLTNQWEKARRMGKPLEVAIVVGTIPVVSYAATQKVPPDVDEIALAGGLQGAPVKLIKCKTVDLEVPATSEIVLEGIISTKYMEEEGPYGESMGYIDPRTLSFVFELKCVTHRKDPIWVSIISQVTPSESSKIKAMGMSTLIKRYLHKKGFDTVHDVHLIEPLVNLRPYVAVSLKKRNDQEPWDVMQGILDYGDRVGKMVVAVDEDINIKDPVAVTWAITHRSQPHKDFKIMPDRPFGATPIGMVATHPSSRYDNCESSVLIDATRKADFPPLSLPKREFMVRSKELWEELGLPKLEPQEPWHGYLMGYWPEDLSQEADLAAQSEHEKVWEKLAQTRAEVGEGDTIKTMRARWGKTHSGRSV from the coding sequence ATGAATTTTGCTAAACCCTACGAAGATTTGCGCGAATTTGTTGCCGAGCTGGACAAGCACGAAAAGCTCTACCGGATACACAAAGAGATCAACAAAGATAACGAGCTGCAGCCCTTGGTGCGCTGGCAATACCGCGGCGGCATCGCCGAAGAAAAACGCCGCGGTTTTCTTTTCGACAACGTCACCGACGGCAAAAAACGAAAATATAACTGCCGCGTGTTGGTCGGCGGCCTTTCGGGCTCGGAAGCGATCTACGCGATGGGCCTAAAATGCGCGCCGGAAGAGGTGCCCGATCGCTGGATTTACGCGTTGGAACATCTCGTCCCGCCGGTGATGGTCGACAGCGGACCGGCCCAGGAAGAAGTCCATCTGGGCACCGACGTTCTCGCCCACGGCGGCTTGCAAGAATTCGCCATTCCGATGTCGACGCCGGGCTTCGACAACGGCCCCTACATCACCGCTGGCCATTGGATCACCAAAGATCCGGAAACCGGCCAGAGAAACGTCGGCAACTATCGTGGCCTGATCAAAGGCAAAGATCGCTGCGGTCTCATGACCGGCACGCCGCAGGATTTGACCAATCAATGGGAAAAAGCCCGCAGGATGGGCAAGCCGCTCGAAGTCGCCATTGTCGTGGGAACCATCCCAGTTGTATCCTACGCCGCGACGCAGAAAGTTCCGCCCGACGTCGATGAGATCGCACTTGCCGGCGGTCTCCAGGGTGCGCCTGTGAAACTGATCAAGTGCAAGACCGTCGATCTTGAGGTGCCAGCCACTTCGGAAATCGTCTTGGAAGGCATTATTTCGACGAAATATATGGAAGAGGAAGGCCCCTACGGCGAGTCCATGGGTTACATCGACCCGCGCACGTTGAGCTTCGTCTTCGAATTAAAATGCGTAACGCACCGCAAAGATCCCATTTGGGTGTCGATTATTAGCCAGGTCACACCGAGCGAAAGCTCGAAAATCAAAGCCATGGGCATGTCGACGTTGATCAAACGCTACCTGCACAAGAAGGGCTTCGATACAGTGCACGACGTGCATTTGATCGAACCGCTGGTCAATCTCCGTCCCTACGTCGCGGTGAGCTTGAAGAAGCGCAACGATCAAGAACCTTGGGACGTCATGCAGGGCATTCTCGACTATGGCGACCGCGTTGGCAAAATGGTCGTCGCCGTCGACGAAGACATCAATATAAAAGATCCCGTGGCGGTGACCTGGGCGATTACCCACCGCTCCCAGCCGCATAAGGATTTCAAAATCATGCCCGACCGTCCCTTCGGCGCTACGCCCATCGGCATGGTGGCGACCCATCCGTCGAGCCGCTATGACAACTGCGAGTCGTCGGTATTGATCGACGCCACTCGCAAGGCCGACTTTCCGCCGCTGTCGCTGCCAAAGAGAGAATTCATGGTGCGCTCCAAAGAGCTTTGGGAAGAACTTGGCTTACCCAAACTCGAACCGCAAGAACCCTGGCATGGCTACTTGATGGGCTATTGGCCCGAAGACTTATCCCAGGAAGCCGACCTGGCGGCCCAAAGCGAGCACGAAAAAGTTTGGGAGAAACTTGCCCAGACCCGCGCCGAAGTCGGCGAAGGCGACACGATTAAAACCATGCGCGCCCGCTGGGGCAAAACCCACTCGGGCAGATCGGTGTAA
- a CDS encoding (2Fe-2S)-binding protein, whose translation MKRKLTLNINGQEHEVEVEANRLLLQVLRDTIGLTGTKEGCSIGVCGACSVILDGRLVSSCLTLAAGCEGKKIETIEGLAKDGKLHPLQQAFIEYGGFQCGICTPGQIMAAKALLDENPKPTEDEVKEWMSGNLCRCTGYYKILEAVMAVVNNKIDPNFEFRKRQVTAKIQSLDVYKPVAKTR comes from the coding sequence ATGAAACGCAAACTAACATTGAACATAAACGGCCAGGAGCACGAAGTCGAAGTCGAGGCCAATCGGCTGCTGCTCCAAGTGCTGCGCGACACCATTGGGTTAACCGGCACCAAAGAAGGCTGCAGCATCGGCGTCTGCGGCGCCTGCAGCGTCATCCTCGATGGCCGCCTGGTCAGCTCTTGCTTGACCTTGGCCGCCGGCTGCGAGGGCAAAAAGATCGAGACCATTGAAGGCCTGGCCAAAGACGGCAAGCTCCATCCGCTGCAACAGGCGTTTATTGAATACGGCGGCTTCCAATGCGGCATCTGCACGCCCGGCCAAATCATGGCGGCCAAAGCGCTGCTCGACGAAAACCCCAAGCCGACCGAGGACGAAGTCAAAGAATGGATGTCCGGCAACCTCTGCCGCTGCACGGGTTATTACAAAATCCTCGAAGCGGTGATGGCAGTGGTAAATAACAAGATCGATCCCAATTTCGAATTCCGTAAACGACAGGTCACGGCAAAGATCCAAAGCTTGGATGTGTACAAGCCGGTGGCGAAGACGAGGTGA